One genomic region from Streptomyces sp. NBC_00582 encodes:
- a CDS encoding CGNR zinc finger domain-containing protein: protein MLITHDTRCALDAVVDLVNTAPEDETTPDALPDVAALAEFVHKHDISDVGALSEFDLSAVRKVRGRFAGIFAARDARTASGLINELVAAAGTTPRLTDHDGYDWHVHYFAPGASVADHLAADCGMALAFFVVAGEQERLRRCEAPDCRRAFVDLSRNRSRRYCDSRTCGNRLHVAAYRARRKEAAG, encoded by the coding sequence GACACCCGGTGTGCGCTTGATGCCGTGGTGGATCTGGTGAACACCGCACCGGAGGACGAGACCACCCCGGACGCGCTGCCGGATGTCGCCGCCCTCGCGGAGTTCGTGCACAAGCACGACATCAGTGACGTCGGAGCGCTGTCCGAGTTCGACCTCTCCGCGGTGCGCAAGGTCCGGGGCCGGTTCGCCGGGATCTTCGCGGCCCGGGACGCCCGGACCGCCTCCGGCCTGATCAATGAGCTGGTCGCCGCCGCGGGCACCACGCCCCGTCTCACGGATCACGACGGCTACGACTGGCATGTGCACTACTTCGCACCCGGTGCCTCCGTCGCCGACCATCTCGCGGCCGACTGCGGAATGGCGCTGGCCTTCTTCGTGGTGGCCGGTGAGCAGGAGCGGCTACGACGCTGCGAGGCCCCGGACTGCCGGCGCGCCTTCGTCGACCTCTCCCGCAACCGTTCGCGCCGCTATTGCGACAGCCGCACCTGCGGCAACCGCCTCCATGTGGCCGCCTACCGCGCCCGCCGCAAGGAAGCAGCCGGCTGA